The Setaria italica strain Yugu1 chromosome IX, Setaria_italica_v2.0, whole genome shotgun sequence genome has a window encoding:
- the LHS1 gene encoding MADS-box transcription factor 1 isoform X2, with amino-acid sequence MGRGKVELKRIENKISRQVTFAKRRNGLLKKAYELSLLCDAEVALIIFSGRGRLFEFSSSSCMYKTLERYRSSNYGSQEIKTPLDGEINYQDYLKLKTRVEFLQTTQRNILGEDLGPLSMKELEQLENQIEISLKHIRTRKNQMLLDQLFDLKSKEQELQDLNKDLRKKLQETNAESVLHVSWEEGGHSGTSGNAIEPYQGFLQHPDNDPSLQIGYHQQAYMDQLNNEDMGDPNEHGGSGWI; translated from the exons atgggTCGCGGCAAGGTGGAGCTGAAGCGGATCGAGAACAAGATCAGCCGGCAGGTGACGTTCGCCAAGCGCCGGAACGGGCTGCTCAAGAAGGCGTACGAGCTCTCGCTGCTGTGCGACGCCGAGGTCGCGCTCATCATCTtctccggccgcggccgcctcttCGAGTTCTCCAGCTCGTCATG CATGTACAAAACACTCGAGAGATACCGCAGCTCCAATTACGGCTCACAGGAAATAAAAACTCCATTGGACGGTGAA ATCAACTACCAGGATTATTTGAAGTTGAAGACCAGAGTTGAATTTCTTCAAACTACACAAAG AAATATTCTTGGTGAGGATCTGGGTCCACTTAGCATGAAGGAGCTTGAGCAGCTTGAGAACCAAATAGAGATATCCCTGAAACATATCAGGACAAGAAAG AATCAAATGTTGCTTGATCAGCTCTTTGATCTGAAAAGTAAG GAGCAAGAACTACAGGACCTTAACAAGGACCTCAGGAAAAAG TTGCAAGAAACCAATGCAGAGAGTGTGCTACATGTTTCCTGGGAAGAAGGTGGGCACAGTGGCACTAGTGGGAATGCCATTGAACCTTATCAGGGATTCCTTCAGCACCCAGACAATGATCCTTCCCTACAGATTGG GTACCACCAACAAGCCTACATGGACCAGCTGAACAACGAAGACATGGGGGACCCAAACGAGCACGGTGGATCCGGATGGATTTGA
- the LHS1 gene encoding MADS-box transcription factor 1 isoform X1: MGRGKVELKRIENKISRQVTFAKRRNGLLKKAYELSLLCDAEVALIIFSGRGRLFEFSSSSCMYKTLERYRSSNYGSQEIKTPLDGEINYQDYLKLKTRVEFLQTTQRNILGEDLGPLSMKELEQLENQIEISLKHIRTRKNQMLLDQLFDLKSKEQELQDLNKDLRKKCQLQETNAESVLHVSWEEGGHSGTSGNAIEPYQGFLQHPDNDPSLQIGYHQQAYMDQLNNEDMGDPNEHGGSGWI; the protein is encoded by the exons atgggTCGCGGCAAGGTGGAGCTGAAGCGGATCGAGAACAAGATCAGCCGGCAGGTGACGTTCGCCAAGCGCCGGAACGGGCTGCTCAAGAAGGCGTACGAGCTCTCGCTGCTGTGCGACGCCGAGGTCGCGCTCATCATCTtctccggccgcggccgcctcttCGAGTTCTCCAGCTCGTCATG CATGTACAAAACACTCGAGAGATACCGCAGCTCCAATTACGGCTCACAGGAAATAAAAACTCCATTGGACGGTGAA ATCAACTACCAGGATTATTTGAAGTTGAAGACCAGAGTTGAATTTCTTCAAACTACACAAAG AAATATTCTTGGTGAGGATCTGGGTCCACTTAGCATGAAGGAGCTTGAGCAGCTTGAGAACCAAATAGAGATATCCCTGAAACATATCAGGACAAGAAAG AATCAAATGTTGCTTGATCAGCTCTTTGATCTGAAAAGTAAG GAGCAAGAACTACAGGACCTTAACAAGGACCTCAGGAAAAAG TGCCAGTTGCAAGAAACCAATGCAGAGAGTGTGCTACATGTTTCCTGGGAAGAAGGTGGGCACAGTGGCACTAGTGGGAATGCCATTGAACCTTATCAGGGATTCCTTCAGCACCCAGACAATGATCCTTCCCTACAGATTGG GTACCACCAACAAGCCTACATGGACCAGCTGAACAACGAAGACATGGGGGACCCAAACGAGCACGGTGGATCCGGATGGATTTGA